The DNA window CTCCCTCTAATTAACTCAAATTTCAAATTGGTGACAAATATTTCCACAAAAGTCTCGTAATGACGTTCGGTTTTGTCTTGTTTGCTGTCTCTAGCGCTTTTACCACGTCGGTTTAGCAACTTGACTCAATTAATTAAAGACTCACGCTTTTGTCGTAAACCTCTAGCTTTCCAATAAATCTGAATAGCATCATGTCACACTCTCTTCCAAACACACTGCATCATTTTTGGTGATATGGCAGCATCCAATTGTGGTTTGTAGTTAGAATTCCTTTTGTGTCTTACTGTCTATCTTCAAATTATTGGACCTAATTGATGTATGATTTGTTGTTTAATTCATCTGATGCAGTGATCGCTCCGGAGTTTAAAGTTGAGGTCTTTTCGTCGTCGGAGAAGGTTACAACATTTCAAATATTTGGATCATgttatatatactactataatgtAGGTGTTGTATGGTctgatttttcaatttttttgtggtTTAGTTGGTGTCAAAGCTGCAAGAGAAATGGTCAGGGAAGCCAAAGCCATACCCTGCAATGTATTCCAGTGTGTttggtggcatcattcttgacCCAGCCATGATGCTCATCCCTATAGACGATCACATGGTTCATCGAGGCCACGGTGTCTTTGACACGGCTATCATACACAACGGGTACGCACATTTAGGCTCCGTTTGGTAGAGTAGATAAGCTCAAAGTTATCTTGGCTCAACACTTCCTTTTGATTAAAAAGGTGGAATATGAGAAGATATGTAAAACAAGATAAGAAATCGGGACTTCATGTCAAGATATGCagagataattttttttgttgttgttgtttgatAGTAAAGAAATTATCTTAATttgtatagtagtattaaataacaGTGGCTTAACTTGACAAATTGGTGAGTTTACATAAAAATggttaaagttataattttggAAACACTGAGGCAGGTCTTTGTCTTATGTTAGGCTTTGAGTTAAGCTTAAATATGATATCAACCAATTTGAAATGTCCTaattcctccgtcccactcaagatgtccacatttttTAGTGACCcgagattttaggaggagtTGTTAGATggagtaagtagagagaaaaaagtagttgaatagTAGTACATTTTAATGAGAAAAGAGAAGAGAGGGACTTATATCCAAACATAGAAAGTGAACATCTTAGGtgagacaaaaaaaaaaggtgGACATGTTGAAtgagacggaggtagtaaaATAATTCTCTATCTTGGTATTATTATCTTATCTAACACGTCCTGAACGTATTAAATCAAGATAACTTattatgtagtgtgtgtgagTTGACAAAACGGCACAGAGGTTAATGTCTAAGGCCAAAGGTCTCGGGTTCGAATCCTCTATGGGGCagcctttaaatttatgtttatttaccaataaaaaaaagtgattatGTATAGTATCAAGTTAAGCTCACTTGAGCTGAATATTTGTCAATGATTTTTAAACTATTTAGTGGTTATTTCCAGCTACATTTATGAGTTGGATGTGCACCTAGCTCGGTTCCTTAGATCAGCATCAAAGGCCAAGATTGTGTCTCCGTTTCCTGAAGCCACTCTTAGAAGCATTCTCATCCAACTAGCTGCGTCGTCCGGCTGCAGGGCCGGCACGCTCAGGTACTGGCTGAGTGCGGGGCCGGGGAACTTCTCGCTCTCCCCTACCGGGCTCCCCTCGTCTGCCTTCTACGCAGTGGTCATAGACGGGGGGTTCGACCAGTACAGAGAGGGCGTGAAGGTGATAACCTCGAGTATCCCGATGAAATCGCCCCTCTTTGCCACGATGAAGAATGTGAACTACCTCCCCAATGTGCTTGCCAAGAtggaggcggaggaggcgggGGCCAACTCCTCCGTGTGGGTTGATGAGGGGGGCTGCATTGCCGAGGGGCCTAATATGAATGTGGCCTTCATCACCCGCGATGGGGAGCTCGTGCTGCCAGCCTTCGACAGGATCTTGAGTGGCTGCACGGCTATGAGGCTCCTGCAGCTGGCGCCTCAGCTGGTTGAGCAGGGGAGGCTGAGGGGCGTGAGGGTGGTGGCTGTGAGCGCGGACGAGGGGAAGAAGGCTGCCGAGATGATGTATATTGGAAGCTCACTTCCTATACTGCCCATCATCATGTGGGATGGCAACCCTATTGGAGATGGTAAACCACATTCatttttcacacacacacacaatacatGTTTTATAAAATTGGTTTGGTTATGTTTTTTTTCAAGGTAAAGTGGGAGAATTGACAATGGCGCTCTCGGATTTGCTGTGGGATGACATGGTTGCTGGCCCTGAAACACAGAGGATTCCAGTTTCTTATGCCTAGAATTTGGATCCTATTGCTTTGTGTTATGTTCAAGAAAATAAGGAGTTGTAGTGTTTCAAACATTGTCCTCTGTTTTTACCCATGTTCACTGTAATTTCCTAAAGCTAGCATGATTTCAATATAATGTGTCATT is part of the Salvia splendens isolate huo1 chromosome 6, SspV2, whole genome shotgun sequence genome and encodes:
- the LOC121808556 gene encoding D-amino-acid transaminase, chloroplastic-like; this translates as MAASNCVIAPEFKVEVFSSSEKLVSKLQEKWSGKPKPYPAMYSSVFGGIILDPAMMLIPIDDHMVHRGHGVFDTAIIHNGYIYELDVHLARFLRSASKAKIVSPFPEATLRSILIQLAASSGCRAGTLRYWLSAGPGNFSLSPTGLPSSAFYAVVIDGGFDQYREGVKVITSSIPMKSPLFATMKNVNYLPNVLAKMEAEEAGANSSVWVDEGGCIAEGPNMNVAFITRDGELVLPAFDRILSGCTAMRLLQLAPQLVEQGRLRGVRVVAVSADEGKKAAEMMYIGSSLPILPIIMWDGNPIGDGKVGELTMALSDLLWDDMVAGPETQRIPVSYA